A single Candidatus Pacearchaeota archaeon DNA region contains:
- a CDS encoding DUF5668 domain-containing protein — translation MIIGIIIVIIGLAFLLQSLGIITISVWQFVWPCLLIAVGLGIICKERGKCCCGENHEKPQK, via the coding sequence ATGATTATTGGAATTATCATTGTAATTATCGGTTTGGCCTTTTTATTACAAAGTTTAGGCATTATTACTATAAGTGTTTGGCAATTTGTTTGGCCATGTCTTTTAATAGCTGTCGGACTAGGAATTATTTGTAAAGAAAGAGGGAAGTGCTGCTGTGGAGAAAATCACGAAAAACCACAAAAATAA
- the secE gene encoding preprotein translocase subunit SecE has protein sequence MKSENKVSNFFGSTWSETKKITWPTRQETIKYTITVIGICIIVAGFLGLCDLLYIYLMEHFIF, from the coding sequence ATGAAATCTGAAAATAAAGTATCAAATTTCTTTGGTAGTACTTGGTCTGAAACGAAAAAAATTACTTGGCCAACCAGACAAGAAACTATTAAATACACAATAACAGTTATCGGTATTTGTATAATCGTAGCTGGATTTTTGGGTTTGTGCGATTTATTATACATCTATTTAATGGAGCATTTCATATTTTAA
- a CDS encoding protease inhibitor I42 family protein yields the protein MNKNFIVCMMCLGMLLSITGFVLATDSTNYPVLSCTNGVNGCNAQILVGDRFSISLDGNASTGYQWNLSYDTSFLNLDSSNSVSLCPPVSSEGIDMIGVGCGQTTSYNFSALKTGTVKITATYSRPWESIQPAQINYYNINISAVSINGVCGSANGMTFSSIPTINLCLTGTASNITGSGPWFWSCTGSMTSSCSALAQPNNNLKIGSLTLDKPLSQMNRNELLIVLIRFLQTLYGSINIAK from the coding sequence ATGAATAAAAATTTTATTGTTTGTATGATGTGTCTAGGGATGTTATTATCTATCACGGGTTTTGTTTTAGCGACAGATAGTACTAATTATCCAGTTCTTTCTTGCACTAACGGAGTTAATGGTTGTAATGCACAAATTTTAGTTGGTGATAGGTTTTCTATTTCTCTGGATGGCAATGCAAGCACTGGATATCAATGGAATTTAAGTTACGATACATCATTTCTTAATCTCGATTCTTCCAACTCAGTATCGCTTTGTCCTCCAGTATCTAGTGAAGGTATTGATATGATAGGGGTTGGATGCGGACAGACAACAAGTTATAATTTTAGTGCTCTAAAAACAGGAACAGTTAAAATTACTGCAACCTACAGTAGACCGTGGGAGTCAATCCAACCTGCACAAATAAATTATTATAATATTAATATTTCTGCAGTTTCTATTAATGGTGTCTGTGGTTCTGCTAATGGAATGACTTTTTCCAGTATTCCGACAATCAATCTTTGTTTGACTGGAACAGCTTCAAATATTACTGGTTCTGGTCCTTGGTTTTGGAGTTGTACTGGATCCATGACTTCAAGTTGTTCTGCTTTAGCGCAACCAAATAATAATTTAAAAATTGGATCATTGACTCTGGATAAACCATTAAGTCAGATGAATAGAAATGAACTACTTATAGTTTTAATTAGATTTTTACAGACGCTATATGGAAGTATTAATATAGCAAAATAG
- the deoC gene encoding deoxyribose-phosphate aldolase has product MKINQYIDHTNIRKESKKEDIIKTCNEAKEYQFRGVCIRPNFVKLVANELSGTGIKTVVLIDDPIGDSTHEERLKIAKKAVLDGVDDLDIVINVVDVKHEKWGKIEKDLKVICKLHDTKVIIASGMLTDKEIAKVSSIVKKAGAICVKTATDKDPLENREISEKARHLKIMRENAPGLLIKASGNIKTLKDVKEMIKAGADIIGSSSGVSIMKELKK; this is encoded by the coding sequence ATGAAAATAAATCAATATATTGATCATACTAATATCAGAAAAGAATCTAAAAAAGAAGATATTATTAAAACTTGTAATGAAGCGAAAGAATATCAATTTCGTGGAGTTTGTATTAGGCCTAATTTTGTTAAATTGGTAGCTAATGAATTAAGTGGAACAGGAATTAAAACAGTAGTCTTGATTGATGATCCAATTGGAGACAGCACTCATGAAGAAAGATTGAAGATTGCTAAAAAGGCTGTTTTAGATGGAGTTGATGATTTAGATATTGTAATTAACGTTGTTGATGTAAAACATGAGAAATGGGGAAAGATTGAAAAAGATTTGAAAGTTATTTGTAAATTACACGACACTAAGGTAATTATTGCTTCAGGCATGTTAACTGATAAAGAAATTGCTAAAGTTTCTTCAATTGTTAAAAAAGCAGGAGCGATCTGCGTTAAAACAGCCACTGACAAAGATCCACTAGAAAACAGGGAAATATCTGAGAAGGCTAGACACTTAAAGATAATGAGAGAGAATGCTCCAGGATTATTAATTAAGGCCTCGGGTAACATTAAAACATTAAAGGACGTTAAGGAGATGATAAAAGCAGGAGCTGATATTATCGGTTCTTCTAGTGGAGTTTCAATAATGAAAGAATTAAAAAAGTAA
- the tmk gene encoding dTMP kinase: protein METKGKFIVIEGIEGCGKGTQTKFLSDFLSQKGYDIIYKKYPEYGFPIGDLLDQWLHKKFELNVESQVLLFIADFMKDKQLLENSLKSGKIVIADRYFAGTLIYQHINGFNCKKTLELFKFFDLKKPDLVIYIKISPEESFKRKIKQKGIDNLDRHEKDKEFLNSLYQKYEQFSKNNVFCEWTVIDGEKKPEEVFKNILEVINKKLGI from the coding sequence ATGGAAACAAAAGGAAAATTTATCGTAATAGAAGGAATTGAGGGCTGCGGAAAAGGAACTCAGACAAAATTTTTGTCTGATTTTTTATCGCAAAAAGGATACGATATAATATACAAGAAATATCCTGAATACGGTTTTCCAATTGGTGATTTGCTTGATCAGTGGCTCCACAAGAAATTTGAATTGAATGTTGAAAGTCAGGTTCTTCTTTTTATCGCTGACTTTATGAAAGATAAACAGCTTTTGGAAAATAGTTTAAAAAGTGGTAAGATAGTAATTGCTGATAGATATTTTGCTGGAACTCTTATTTATCAGCACATTAATGGTTTTAATTGTAAAAAAACCTTAGAATTATTTAAATTTTTTGATCTTAAAAAGCCAGATTTAGTTATTTATATTAAAATATCACCAGAAGAATCATTTAAGAGAAAGATAAAGCAGAAAGGAATAGATAATTTGGACAGGCATGAAAAAGATAAAGAATTTTTGAATTCTCTTTATCAAAAATACGAACAATTCAGTAAGAATAATGTTTTTTGCGAGTGGACAGTAATTGATGGAGAGAAAAAACCTGAAGAAGTTTTTAAAAATATACTAGAGGTAATAAATAAAAAGTTGGGAATATGA
- the nusG gene encoding transcription termination/antitermination protein NusG, whose translation MSKQQITNERRWYVLHTYSGYEDAVAKSLTQRIESLGMEEKIFNVMVPKEKKIKIRNGKKKTVEEKIYPGYVLVEMIVTDDSWYVVRNTPNVTGFVGSGTVPLPVSLDEMLSLKKRVEVEEPKYKIDFKKGDAVKIIDGPFKDSDGKVSGIDKEKGKVKVLINMFGRDTPLELESLQIKKI comes from the coding sequence ATGTCAAAACAACAAATTACAAATGAAAGAAGATGGTATGTCTTGCATACATATTCTGGATATGAAGATGCAGTGGCAAAAAGCTTGACCCAGAGAATAGAATCTTTAGGAATGGAAGAAAAGATTTTTAATGTCATGGTTCCTAAAGAAAAGAAAATTAAGATTAGGAATGGAAAAAAGAAAACCGTAGAAGAAAAAATTTATCCTGGATATGTACTAGTTGAAATGATCGTTACGGATGATTCATGGTACGTAGTCAGAAATACACCTAATGTAACTGGTTTCGTTGGCTCAGGAACTGTTCCATTGCCAGTATCGTTAGATGAGATGTTATCTTTGAAAAAAAGAGTTGAAGTTGAAGAACCTAAATACAAGATTGATTTCAAGAAAGGTGATGCAGTCAAAATTATTGACGGACCATTCAAAGATTCTGACGGAAAGGTTTCAGGGATAGATAAAGAAAAGGGAAAGGTTAAAGTGTTAATTAATATGTTCGGCAGAGATACTCCGCTAGAACTAGAATCATTACAAATTAAAAAGATTTAA
- a CDS encoding DUF333 domain-containing protein, translated as MKKIVFLLLTIIITFSFFSAVLAEETTITAKDLNVAEPTVLPTSPLYFLKELGRGVQLLITFNPTKKAELKLKIASEKLIEADKLSADKENLDNALSNYTNSLNDLKDYVATLKQDSESSNLFLKKVTIQTFNQQKFLDQITEKQTDSSQKVFETKEKALNSLTKTSLELGSLGKFKDALEEAFNNDKSGTTNVLEVLKRVESIVPEQAKKSIIEVQNKIIQKRLSDTSLSEDDKNKLNDYLSELQTKIEYKDLISEEYVQKLVADNQDIFNSLGNISEEDKAKLIEYGKSILNNDNIDYNGILNGLFSLNISSDAKKIVDDIQSQIANRYSEGGITCLDVVNPVCGKDNKDYGNICEAKKVGVDVAYKGKCGTCIMEGKVLTEGKTCCPEYKVCSKSGQNICQKSCETSNQDNEKVVCTALWDPVCGVNKKTYSNECFSKAAGVNIKYKGECQKETSEVANPASVFCTQQGYTLEMRSNDDGSQYGVCIFGEGKECDEWKFYNKECGTEYIK; from the coding sequence TATTTCTTAAAAGAACTAGGAAGAGGAGTTCAACTTTTAATAACTTTCAACCCAACCAAAAAAGCTGAATTAAAATTAAAAATTGCCAGTGAGAAATTAATTGAAGCTGATAAACTATCAGCCGATAAAGAAAATTTAGATAATGCCCTATCTAACTATACTAATTCACTTAACGATTTAAAAGACTATGTTGCAACCTTAAAACAAGATAGCGAGAGTAGTAATCTTTTTTTAAAAAAAGTAACTATTCAAACTTTTAATCAACAAAAATTTCTAGATCAAATAACGGAAAAACAAACAGATTCATCTCAAAAAGTTTTTGAAACAAAAGAAAAAGCTCTTAATAGTTTAACTAAGACTTCTTTGGAGTTAGGTTCTTTAGGAAAATTCAAAGATGCCCTAGAAGAAGCTTTTAATAATGACAAATCAGGAACTACAAACGTTCTCGAAGTGTTAAAAAGAGTGGAAAGCATCGTGCCAGAACAAGCTAAAAAATCAATAATTGAGGTACAGAATAAAATTATACAAAAGAGGTTGAGCGATACCAGTTTAAGTGAAGACGATAAAAATAAATTAAATGATTATCTTTCAGAGTTACAAACAAAAATTGAATACAAAGATTTAATATCTGAAGAATATGTTCAAAAATTAGTTGCCGATAACCAAGACATTTTTAATAGTTTAGGCAATATTTCTGAAGAAGACAAGGCTAAATTGATAGAATATGGAAAAAGTATATTAAATAACGATAATATTGATTACAACGGAATATTGAATGGTCTATTTTCTTTAAATATTTCTTCAGATGCCAAAAAAATAGTTGATGACATACAATCGCAAATAGCAAATAGATATAGCGAAGGCGGTATAACCTGTCTTGATGTTGTTAATCCAGTCTGTGGGAAAGATAATAAAGATTATGGTAATATTTGTGAAGCAAAAAAAGTTGGAGTAGATGTTGCCTATAAAGGAAAATGTGGAACTTGTATTATGGAAGGAAAGGTTCTTACTGAAGGAAAAACATGCTGTCCTGAATATAAGGTTTGTTCTAAGAGTGGCCAAAATATTTGTCAAAAATCTTGCGAAACAAGCAATCAAGATAATGAGAAGGTTGTCTGTACTGCACTTTGGGATCCAGTTTGCGGAGTAAATAAAAAAACATACAGTAATGAATGTTTTAGTAAGGCAGCGGGAGTAAACATTAAATATAAAGGAGAATGTCAAAAAGAGACAAGCGAAGTTGCCAATCCCGCTTCAGTTTTTTGTACACAGCAAGGATATACATTAGAGATGAGAAGTAACGATGATGGAAGTCAATACGGGGTTTGTATTTTTGGTGAAGGGAAAGAGTGTGATGAATGGAAATTCTACAATAAAGAATGTGGAACAGAGTATATAAAATAA
- the gatB gene encoding Asp-tRNA(Asn)/Glu-tRNA(Gln) amidotransferase subunit GatB encodes MYKTTIGLEIHFESKTKSKMFCSCANNPDEKIPNKNICPICMGHPGTLPVINEEAINNIILTGLALHCEIQNHSKFDRKSYFYPDLPKGYQISQFDLPICKNGYLDIYLDNGSTKRIRINRVHMEEDTGRLNHAADGSSLVDFNRAGVPLMELVTEPDINSAEEAKKFAQELQLILRYINVSDADMEKGQMRCEVNISISKTEQLGTKVEIKNLNSFKVVEKSIEFEIKRQAELLNEGKKVVQETRGWHDTKQITMEQRGKEDAFEYRYFPEPDLPPLNISSEMIDRIEGRLPELPEGKRIRFREEYCLDDKSIEFYIRDESISHYFEKVVSELKTWREDRKCKSDFINSVKICSNYISTDFQAIIKNDLMMKEYDSVKLEKKITAENFAELICMITEGDISSSIAKILLLEMYNTQGDPSDILEKKGLKQINDFGEIDTIISNVLSKNTKAVEDYKKGKQNSFTFLIGQIMAMSKGKANPQTVGDILKKKLDD; translated from the coding sequence ATGTACAAAACAACGATTGGATTAGAAATACATTTTGAATCAAAGACAAAATCAAAAATGTTTTGTTCTTGTGCTAATAATCCTGATGAAAAAATTCCTAATAAGAATATTTGTCCTATTTGTATGGGCCATCCAGGAACATTGCCGGTAATTAATGAAGAAGCAATTAATAATATTATTTTAACTGGTTTAGCTTTGCATTGTGAAATACAAAATCATTCCAAGTTTGATAGAAAGAGCTATTTCTATCCTGATTTACCAAAAGGTTATCAAATATCTCAATTTGATTTACCAATATGTAAAAATGGATACTTAGATATTTATTTAGATAACGGAAGCACTAAAAGAATTAGAATTAATAGGGTTCACATGGAAGAAGATACAGGAAGGCTCAACCATGCAGCAGATGGTTCAAGCTTGGTTGATTTTAATCGTGCTGGGGTTCCTTTGATGGAATTAGTAACTGAGCCTGATATTAATTCCGCTGAAGAAGCCAAGAAATTTGCTCAAGAACTACAATTGATTCTAAGATATATTAATGTTTCTGATGCTGATATGGAGAAAGGACAGATGAGATGCGAAGTAAATATTTCTATTAGTAAAACTGAACAATTAGGAACTAAAGTAGAAATTAAAAATCTTAATTCTTTTAAAGTAGTTGAAAAATCAATTGAATTTGAAATTAAAAGACAAGCTGAATTACTGAATGAGGGAAAGAAGGTTGTTCAAGAAACAAGAGGATGGCACGATACTAAACAAATTACTATGGAGCAAAGAGGTAAAGAAGATGCTTTTGAGTATAGGTATTTTCCAGAACCAGATTTGCCACCTTTGAATATTTCTTCTGAAATGATTGATAGGATAGAGGGAAGATTGCCAGAGTTACCAGAGGGAAAAAGAATTAGATTTAGAGAAGAATACTGTTTGGATGATAAATCAATTGAGTTTTATATTAGAGATGAATCAATTTCTCATTATTTTGAAAAAGTTGTTTCTGAATTAAAAACCTGGAGAGAAGACAGAAAATGTAAAAGTGATTTTATCAATTCAGTTAAAATTTGTTCTAACTATATTTCAACTGATTTCCAAGCCATTATTAAGAATGATTTAATGATGAAGGAATACGATTCCGTTAAATTAGAGAAAAAGATTACTGCAGAAAACTTTGCTGAATTAATTTGCATGATTACAGAAGGTGATATTTCAAGTAGTATCGCCAAAATATTGCTATTAGAGATGTATAATACTCAAGGAGATCCATCTGATATACTAGAAAAGAAAGGATTAAAACAAATAAATGATTTTGGAGAAATAGATACTATTATTTCTAATGTTTTATCTAAAAATACTAAAGCGGTTGAAGATTATAAAAAAGGAAAACAAAATAGTTTTACATTTTTAATTGGTCAGATTATGGCTATGTCAAAAGGAAAGGCAAATCCGCAGACGGTAGGGGACATATTAAAAAAGAAATTAGATGATTAG
- a CDS encoding prepilin-type N-terminal cleavage/methylation domain-containing protein produces MNRKAFTLIEVLVVIAIIGILSSIVIVNLNWAIDSANDTKRKVDIDTVRKAIVYYKTQNSTGEYPIQEDECNIGPVGTTNRCTVLASALAPILPNLPVDTVSGGYYTYISDGTDFTVNSTLSNSTTYSYTASTGFSIEASSYESTCAAASNADVTCTEGIISSTEAYCKCVLTGTTTGTTSWTVPSGVTSVRYLVVGGGGGGGYYLGGGGGGGGFLTGNISVSGSASIIVGAGGTSDNNGESSTFSSITASGGGAGGANSDDGSIGGSGGGGGSDGDTQRYAGDAISGQGYAGGDGEVTWGGSEQAGGGGGGAGGVGSAGDYESGGDGGIGLQSDITGSSIYYAGGGGGMVGFNAIHIAVGGNGGGANGTITYNNGLNGTDGFGGGGGGGAGPGYIGGTGGSGVVIFRYTHP; encoded by the coding sequence ATGAATAGAAAAGCTTTCACATTAATCGAAGTATTAGTCGTAATAGCAATTATTGGAATTCTTTCCAGTATTGTTATCGTTAACTTGAATTGGGCTATTGATTCAGCCAATGACACTAAAAGAAAAGTAGACATTGATACGGTAAGAAAGGCTATCGTTTATTACAAAACTCAAAACTCTACTGGGGAGTATCCTATTCAAGAAGATGAATGCAATATTGGTCCAGTTGGTACCACCAATAGATGTACGGTTCTCGCCTCAGCTCTTGCTCCGATACTTCCTAATCTTCCTGTCGATACTGTCTCTGGAGGATATTATACTTATATTTCAGACGGAACTGATTTTACTGTTAATTCGACTTTGTCTAATTCAACAACTTATTCGTATACTGCTTCAACTGGATTTAGCATAGAGGCTTCTTCGTATGAAAGTACTTGTGCGGCAGCTAGTAACGCTGATGTAACTTGTACAGAAGGGATAATCAGTTCTACTGAGGCATACTGCAAATGTGTTTTGACTGGAACAACAACGGGAACAACTTCTTGGACTGTTCCTAGCGGAGTTACTTCAGTTAGATATCTTGTAGTTGGTGGTGGAGGAGGAGGCGGTTACTACCTTGGCGGAGGTGGTGGTGGCGGCGGTTTTCTCACAGGCAATATTTCAGTCTCTGGTTCAGCTTCTATAATTGTTGGAGCCGGTGGTACCTCTGATAATAACGGAGAAAGTTCCACATTTTCAAGTATTACGGCAAGTGGTGGTGGTGCTGGTGGAGCTAATTCTGATGATGGAAGTATTGGTGGTTCTGGTGGTGGCGGAGGTTCTGATGGAGACACTCAAAGGTATGCTGGTGATGCTATCTCTGGACAAGGATATGCAGGAGGAGACGGAGAAGTAACTTGGGGTGGTAGTGAACAAGCTGGAGGAGGAGGTGGTGGTGCTGGTGGAGTAGGATCTGCTGGAGATTATGAAAGTGGAGGTGATGGTGGAATAGGACTACAATCTGATATAACTGGATCCTCAATTTATTATGCTGGCGGCGGTGGCGGAATGGTTGGTTTCAATGCTATCCATATTGCAGTGGGTGGAAATGGTGGTGGGGCTAATGGAACAATAACTTATAATAACGGTTTAAATGGAACAGATGGTTTTGGTGGGGGTGGTGGTGGAGGTGCTGGTCCTGGATATATTGGAGGAACTGGTGGCTCTGGTGTTGTTATTTTCCGATATACGCACCCATAA
- the miaB gene encoding tRNA (N6-isopentenyl adenosine(37)-C2)-methylthiotransferase MiaB produces the protein MKYHIITFGCQMNRSDSERIASVLEGLNYEETFNLKEADLVVINMCSVRQPAVDRVYGLIPQFTALKTKNKGFKTILTGCILKPERTKLAEIFDFILDKEYLDKWPELLKEKEIEVKKSDYLKIIPKYTNKIQALVPISNGCDNFCTYCAVPFTRGRLISRNYKDILKEVNNLVTKGYKEIWLLGENVNSYNSKGVNFSKLIKEIDKIPEKFWLRFTSPHPKDFSDELIKTLKKSSKFVPYLNLPVQSGDNTILKKMNRPYTREKYLALIKKIKKVFNNNISISTDIIVGFPDETEKQFKNSEKLMREVQFDLAFISKYSPRPQSFSCEKLKDNVLKKDKTRRALSLNKILKETALKNNQKLLNKEVDVLVLEKESDYCNGRTDQNKAIRFKSNEDLSGKFVKVKIIKATAWNFEGILIKPKLVVVLGPTASGKTDLAINLAKKFNGEIVNADSRTIYKGMDIGTAKPKDLKGIPHHLIDIISPNEDFNAALFKQEAIKKIDEIIERGKLPILVGGTGLYIKSIVENLEFPQIKADEKLRKRLEKKTTEELFEMYKDLDKEGVKKIDSNNKRRLIRAIEVSLFLKESFFKERKKESAYDILQIGIRIDKKELEKRTRKRVDKMIKQGLEKEVKKLFKKYSFSIPSMQTIGYREWEDYFNKKESLENTIEKIKTNTIKFAKRQMTWFKKDKNIKWV, from the coding sequence ATGAAATATCATATTATTACTTTTGGTTGCCAAATGAATAGATCTGATTCAGAAAGAATAGCTTCTGTCTTAGAAGGCTTGAATTACGAAGAAACCTTTAATCTGAAAGAGGCTGATTTGGTTGTAATAAACATGTGTTCTGTAAGGCAACCTGCGGTTGATCGAGTTTACGGACTAATTCCTCAATTTACTGCCCTTAAAACGAAGAATAAGGGCTTTAAAACCATTCTGACTGGCTGTATTTTGAAACCAGAACGAACCAAATTAGCTGAGATTTTTGATTTTATATTAGACAAAGAATACCTAGACAAATGGCCAGAATTGCTAAAAGAAAAAGAAATAGAAGTGAAAAAATCTGATTACTTGAAAATAATTCCCAAGTATACAAATAAAATACAGGCCCTTGTTCCAATTTCTAATGGTTGTGATAACTTTTGTACTTACTGTGCTGTTCCCTTTACTCGTGGAAGGCTTATTTCCAGAAATTACAAAGATATATTAAAAGAAGTTAATAATTTAGTTACTAAAGGATATAAGGAAATTTGGCTTTTAGGAGAAAATGTCAATAGTTATAATTCCAAGGGAGTTAATTTTAGTAAATTGATAAAAGAAATTGATAAAATTCCGGAAAAGTTTTGGTTGCGTTTTACCAGTCCTCACCCTAAAGATTTTTCCGATGAACTGATTAAGACTTTAAAAAAAAGCAGTAAGTTTGTTCCCTATCTTAATTTGCCAGTTCAATCAGGAGACAATACTATCTTAAAAAAGATGAATCGACCATATACCAGAGAAAAGTATTTAGCTTTGATTAAAAAAATAAAGAAAGTTTTCAATAACAATATTAGTATTTCAACCGACATCATTGTTGGCTTTCCTGATGAAACAGAAAAGCAATTTAAAAACAGTGAAAAATTAATGAGAGAAGTTCAATTTGATTTAGCTTTTATTTCTAAATATTCTCCACGTCCTCAATCTTTTTCTTGCGAAAAATTAAAAGATAACGTTTTAAAGAAAGATAAGACAAGAAGAGCTTTGTCTTTAAATAAAATATTGAAAGAGACTGCTTTAAAAAATAATCAAAAATTATTAAACAAAGAAGTGGATGTTTTAGTTCTAGAAAAAGAGAGTGATTATTGTAATGGCAGGACCGATCAAAACAAAGCGATAAGATTTAAATCAAATGAAGATTTATCAGGGAAATTTGTTAAAGTTAAAATAATAAAAGCTACGGCTTGGAATTTTGAAGGAATTTTAATTAAACCAAAATTAGTTGTTGTCTTGGGTCCTACTGCAAGCGGAAAAACAGATTTAGCGATTAATTTAGCTAAAAAATTTAATGGAGAAATAGTTAATGCTGATTCAAGAACAATATATAAAGGAATGGATATTGGAACAGCTAAGCCGAAAGATTTAAAAGGAATTCCTCATCACTTAATTGATATTATTTCTCCTAATGAAGATTTTAATGCTGCTCTATTTAAACAAGAAGCTATTAAAAAGATTGATGAGATTATAGAAAGAGGAAAACTTCCCATTTTGGTTGGCGGAACTGGATTATATATTAAATCGATAGTTGAAAACCTTGAATTTCCACAAATTAAAGCTGACGAAAAATTAAGAAAAAGATTAGAAAAGAAAACTACCGAAGAATTATTTGAAATGTATAAAGATTTAGACAAAGAGGGAGTAAAAAAAATAGATAGTAATAATAAAAGAAGATTAATCAGAGCTATCGAAGTTTCTTTATTTTTAAAAGAATCTTTCTTTAAGGAAAGAAAAAAAGAGTCCGCATATGACATTCTTCAAATCGGAATTAGAATTGATAAGAAAGAACTAGAGAAGAGGACTAGAAAAAGAGTTGATAAAATGATTAAACAAGGACTAGAAAAAGAAGTAAAGAAATTATTTAAAAAATATAGTTTCAGTATCCCTTCTATGCAAACTATTGGTTATCGTGAGTGGGAAGATTATTTTAATAAAAAAGAAAGTCTTGAAAATACTATTGAAAAAATAAAAACAAACACCATTAAGTTTGCTAAAAGACAAATGACCTGGTTTAAAAAAGATAAAAATATTAAATGGGTATAG
- the dcd gene encoding dCTP deaminase yields MILSDRDIKKLIEENKIQITPKPNLEEQLGSASLDLRLGDEFAVFEHTKKAFIDTKDPESFKGMTRPVKIPEGEAFVFHPGEFVLGVTMEEVFLPDEVAARIDGRSSLGRLGIVIHSTAGHIDPGFKGKIVLEMENIGMIPVLLYPGTRICQLVFEPLSSPTTNPYHLKKNAKYVNAQHPQESKLETT; encoded by the coding sequence ATGATTTTATCAGATAGAGACATTAAAAAACTGATAGAAGAAAATAAGATTCAGATTACCCCGAAGCCAAACCTTGAAGAGCAATTAGGTTCGGCTTCTTTGGATTTGCGCCTTGGTGATGAATTTGCTGTTTTTGAACACACCAAAAAAGCCTTCATTGATACTAAAGATCCAGAAAGTTTTAAAGGGATGACTCGACCAGTTAAGATTCCAGAAGGGGAAGCCTTTGTTTTTCATCCAGGCGAATTTGTTTTAGGAGTAACCATGGAAGAAGTATTTTTACCTGATGAGGTAGCAGCTAGAATTGATGGCCGATCATCTTTAGGAAGATTAGGTATTGTCATTCACTCAACTGCTGGACACATTGATCCGGGATTTAAAGGAAAGATTGTTCTGGAAATGGAAAACATTGGTATGATTCCCGTATTACTATATCCTGGAACAAGAATTTGTCAATTAGTATTTGAACCATTATCTTCTCCAACCACTAATCCATATCACTTAAAAAAGAATGCTAAATATGTTAATGCCCAGCATCCTCAAGAAAGTAAACTAGAAACAACTTAA
- the rplK gene encoding 50S ribosomal protein L11, producing the protein MAKKVKAIVKLHIQAGKATPAPPVGPALASQGVNIGEFCSKFNEATRDKGNFKIPVDITVYEDRTYSMIMKQPPAPQLIKAKIGLEKGSGEANKKKVGKITRAQLVEVAQQKMQDMNTNDIDQAVKTLTGTAKSLGIEVID; encoded by the coding sequence ATGGCAAAGAAAGTTAAAGCTATCGTAAAATTACATATTCAGGCTGGAAAAGCCACTCCTGCGCCTCCAGTAGGTCCAGCTTTGGCATCTCAAGGCGTAAACATCGGTGAATTTTGTTCTAAATTTAATGAGGCAACCAGAGATAAAGGAAACTTCAAGATTCCAGTAGACATTACTGTTTATGAAGACAGAACTTATTCCATGATCATGAAACAGCCTCCAGCTCCACAGCTAATTAAAGCTAAGATTGGATTGGAGAAAGGATCTGGCGAAGCTAATAAGAAAAAAGTTGGTAAGATTACCAGAGCTCAATTGGTAGAGGTTGCTCAACAGAAAATGCAAGACATGAATACTAATGATATTGATCAAGCTGTAAAGACACTAACTGGTACAGCTAAATCATTAGGAATAGAAGTTATTGATTAA